A window from Sus scrofa isolate TJ Tabasco breed Duroc chromosome 2, Sscrofa11.1, whole genome shotgun sequence encodes these proteins:
- the PGPEP1 gene encoding pyroglutamyl-peptidase 1 isoform X3 translates to MASAERFGPFGEHTVNASWIAVQELEKLGLGDSVDLHVYEIPVEYQTVQRLIPALWEKHSPQLVVHVGVSGMATAVTLEKCGHNKGYKGLDNCRFCPGSQCCVEDGPESIDSIIDMDAVCKRVTTLGLDVSVTISQDAGRYLCDFTYYTSLYQSHGRSAFVHVPPLGKPYNADQLGRALRAIIEEMLDVLEQSEGKINCCQNTECHSGLPRPHPARDSERDVHPPGPDQEGQVHQLRI, encoded by the exons GAGCTGGAGAAGCTGGGGCTCGGTGACAGTGTGGACCTGCATGTGTACGAGATTCCTGTGGAGTACCAGACGGTCCAGAGGCTCATCCCCGCCCTGTGGGAAAAGCACAGTCCACAG CTGGTGGTGCATGTGGGGGTGTCAGGCATGGCTACTGCGGTCACGCTGGAGAAGTGCGGTCACAACAAGGGCTACAAGGGGCTGGACAACTGCCGATTCTGCCCCGGCTCCCAGTGCTGTGTGGAGGATGGGCCTGAAAGCATTGACTCCATCATCGACATGGACGCTGTATGTAAGAGGGTTACCACACTGGGTCTGGATGTGTCCGTGACCATCTCACAGGATGCCGGCAG GTACCTCTGCGACTTCACCTACTATACCTCTCTGTACCAGAGTCACGGCCGCTCAGCCTTTGTTCACGTGCCCCCTCTGGGCAAGCCGTACAATGCAGACCAGCTGGGCAGGGCACTCCGGGCCATCATCGAGGAGATGCTGGACGTCCTGGAGCAGTCAGAAGGCAAAATCAACTGTTGCCAAAACACTGAGTGCCACTCAGGCCTCCCGAGACCTCATCCCGCCCGGGACTCTGAGAGAGACGTCCACCCTCCGGGGCCTGACCAGGAAGGACAAGTTCATCAGCTGCGGATCTGA
- the PGPEP1 gene encoding pyroglutamyl-peptidase 1 isoform X4, whose translation MATAVTLEKCGHNKGYKGLDNCRFCPGSQCCVEDGPESIDSIIDMDAVCKRVTTLGLDVSVTISQDAGRYLCDFTYYTSLYQSHGRSAFVHVPPLGKPYNADQLGRALRAIIEEMLDVLEQSEGKINCCQNTECHSGLPRPHPARDSERDVHPPGPDQEGQVHQLRI comes from the exons ATGGCTACTGCGGTCACGCTGGAGAAGTGCGGTCACAACAAGGGCTACAAGGGGCTGGACAACTGCCGATTCTGCCCCGGCTCCCAGTGCTGTGTGGAGGATGGGCCTGAAAGCATTGACTCCATCATCGACATGGACGCTGTATGTAAGAGGGTTACCACACTGGGTCTGGATGTGTCCGTGACCATCTCACAGGATGCCGGCAG GTACCTCTGCGACTTCACCTACTATACCTCTCTGTACCAGAGTCACGGCCGCTCAGCCTTTGTTCACGTGCCCCCTCTGGGCAAGCCGTACAATGCAGACCAGCTGGGCAGGGCACTCCGGGCCATCATCGAGGAGATGCTGGACGTCCTGGAGCAGTCAGAAGGCAAAATCAACTGTTGCCAAAACACTGAGTGCCACTCAGGCCTCCCGAGACCTCATCCCGCCCGGGACTCTGAGAGAGACGTCCACCCTCCGGGGCCTGACCAGGAAGGACAAGTTCATCAGCTGCGGATCTGA